Below is a genomic region from Gopherus flavomarginatus isolate rGopFla2 chromosome 25, rGopFla2.mat.asm, whole genome shotgun sequence.
CAGCCACATACAACCAGTAAACCTCAGCTGCCTCCTAGAATCCTTTCCCCTGGCTGCTCAGCTCTGCGGAGAGGATGCCACAGGGACTGGCGCAGTGGCTCAGCGTGCTCCTGGGGCCGGAGACACGGCTGCAGACAGCGTAGTCCATTTCAGTGAAAGGCTAGCTAGAGATTGGCGTCTGCCTCACCTGTTGTAACAAGAACACTGGTTTATACTGACATCGTTACTAATGTGAGCTTGTTCAGCCTGTGCTATGAGATGTCACTCTGCATCTGTACAGCTCTGAACTGGGAGTGGGCCTCTTGGGATAAGGGGGCAACTGGTCTGTTTGTCTAATTAACTTAGTTGCCATTTAGTACTTGGGGGTGGCAGGAGGAGTCTCGGGGCATGACAACTGAGGAATGTGACCAGGCAGCTTATTGTAACTCGATGACTTTCTTCTAGTCTTGCATGTATTCGTATCATTCATACATACGTGAATAGGGAAGGGAAGTGACTCATCCATTCATAGAATTATTGCACAAGGTGTATAGCTGAAATCTGCTTAATAGGCTCATAGTAGCAAGTTCAGATGCTCTTTGGAGACAGGGGGAGCTGGAACGGCAGAGTATATCTGACAGTCAGACTGCTTTGAATGCTTGAATTGGAAACTGTGTAAACGAGGCTTTTGCAGATGCAGTTAATTTTTCTCTTCCGTAGCTAGCAGTGTGAAGTAATAAAGCACATCCTGTGAGCTCAGATGCTCGTTCTGTAAGGACCCTTCAGATTAGGAGCTCGATATGTGGGATTAATGAACACCAGTAAATGAGTTTGTTTCCCTTAGTTTCATTCTTCAGCGGGTGACTAAGTACATTGTTCTGGTCAAGCTGAGGGCTGGAATTCTAGGTGTTTCCCCTGGATCCCTCCTTATTTGTAGGTGGACTAAAGCACTGTTTGTCAAGAGGGGAGGAATCCCTAAAGCATTCTTTGGAGGTTGTCTGCAAGGCTTAGACGAGCTTTGCTTTGCTTTACCGTGTTTGCGTTCCAGGCTGAGGGCGAAGACGGGGATGTGAGTTCACGGGCAGCAGCGGTGTTCCCTCAATCAGTCTGGCAGCGCGTGGGACTGGCCACTTGGTACTGACGCTGTGGGCTGCTGTGTAGGTCGCACCGTAGCAGTCCCCTGCCGAGGAGATTTGCTCCCTCCGGTGTAGTTGTTGCTACTTTTCTTGCAAAGGCAGGGTCCCCACTAAGACCTGCCTGGTCTCTCCTGCATGTTCTCTTACGTGCCAGGCCAGTCAGCTCCCAAATGGACAAAGAGCCTGTCCGAGCATCCAGCTCTCTCAGTGCAGAGGATTCTTCTGCTCAGCGCTTCGCAGTGTCTTGTCAAACACAAGAAGCCGGGAATAAACTGCTGCTTGTGTGTGATAAGAATGAGCTCTTCTCTGGCTGCCCAGTCTCTCAGCTGCGGAGCGGGGTGCATTACAAGTCCAGCCTTCACTTTGAGCGAGGCCATGCAAGCTACCATCCTGTTTAAATGAGGCAGCTAGGCGGCTTCTAGGGCTGCGATCACCAGGAGCATTCTCTCTGCTGACAGTGAGGTGAACCAACCATACTTTGCTATAGAAACCCTTAAAGCAACACTTCTCAGGCAAAAAATCCCTGCTTCCGCTAGTCAGGGCAACTGCTTTCCAGCAGCCATACAGAAACATGGTTGTTGCTTAGTGTAGGTTACCAAAACTGTGTTGAAATGAGTCTCATAATCAAGCTACCAAGTGAGACTGGTTCTGAGTGATCTTTAACTAAACCACCAATCAGCAGCACCCTCTTTTGGTGTTACAGCTTCACAGCTCTTCAGTAAAAGACATTAGGGGCACATGAGAAGGAACTGGAACAGTGTCCCAATGAGTGTCATTCATCTAAGCACCGAAACAAGACACAACTGACTATTTTTTTGGCTAAATATTTTCTCCCTccgtgggtgggaggggggattgATCCTTTGCTATTGTTGAGaattgtagcaaagttcctctgCTTTGTGGGGCTTAGGATTTTCACACTGGGAAGAGGAGGGCAGAGAATCTTGATAATGCATCTCTTAGCTGTGTGAAATGTGCCATTCCTAGCTAATCAACGGTGACTTTCCTTGGATAGTTGGGGTGAGCCTTTGGGAAGACTTTGCCCTGGGACAGGCTGTTTTGCAAGTTGGCTTTGTATCTATAGAAGATGCTTTCTAGGGGTCAGCTGGCATGAGATGCTTTCTCCTTTATGGCAAAGAAGCATCTCCATTCTGCTGACAGTCTGTTAACTGTACCCCTTTCATCCCGGTTCTTTGCGCTGGGAATGGATGCCTCTCATCGGGGTGTTGGCTTGCTTTATCTTTTTGTGGTGTGCTGTAGCacgggggttctcaacctttttcttttggaACCCGCGTCCCCCCCTTTAAAAACtcccatggcccacctgtgccacaactagttttctgcatgtaaaagccaggactggcattaggggtagcaaacagggcaattgcctggagccccatgccacaggggcacCCCCGCAAAACTAAGTCgctcaggcttcagctccagtcctgggtggcagggctcaggaccCTGGGCATCAGCCCCATGCAGTAGGGATTCAGCATTCTGCCCTGGGCGCCAGTGAGTCTAacacactggccctgcttggtggacacctctccctcttcccctccccccaaaaaaaaacctcacagccccctgggggccccggacccctggttgagaaccactgctgtagcatGCTTTAGAGATGTCACAAGTATCCTAGTTTACTGGTTTCTCATTCAAGCCCTAGGATGAGCAGAGGGGCCTGTTTTGTGCTCTGCAGATCTCCTCTGACTCTGATAACTGAAGTTTGACGTAGAGGGAAGGAAACTTCCTCTTGTAACAGGGATTTTTTTCCATAACTGATTAAAACTGCATTGCTGGTTGTTTCTTAAAATACACCTCATGACCACATTTTCCATAGAAACATTGAGCAGCTTTTAGGTCACACATCTAACGCTGCAGTGATCTCTGCCAGTCAGAGCTGTTGTCTTTGAGTTTTGCAGGGCTTACAGTACGCGGACGCGCTACCCAGCTGGGTAATGTAGCAGTGGGTTACTGCTGACTGCAGTTGGTCTTTGTAAAAGGCCTTGTAGCAAAGTAACCTCTGATTGATTGGTTTGGGTCCCATGGGTTGACTATGGGGCTGTAAGTCAGTCTggcttttattaaagaaaaaaaaaagtgaatgacCCTGAGCGGAGGGAGAATAGTCCTGCTTTGTGACCAGCACCCCATTTTTGAGCAGAGTGCAGGAAATGCTTGATGGTTTCCATCTCTCCACATACTTCACAAgcattaaggccttgtctacacgggGAAATTGACCAGCATAATTATTGTGGAAAAACTATTCGGCTATAACTATTCTGGTAGAACttagctctttataaatatatcagagggataaatatctaagcttagtaccaatgtggacacaagaacaaatggatataaactggacactaggaagtttaggcttgacattagacgaaggtttctaaccatcagaggagttaTTCCAACATAACTCTGCTGGTCTAGTTCCCTGTGTAGACAACCCCTAATAACCCACCTGCTGTTGATACCTGAAATGACCAAGATTCTGAGATTAGGAGACAGGCAGTTCTGCTGCTGTGTATTTGACAGCACATAATCTTTTTCTCCTGGGTGTGTGCGCTTTGCACAGAAATGAGGGGCCCAAAATAGGAGAATGTGACCGTAAAGCCCCAGAGTTGTCCAGGGACTCCAGGGCAGATGTATTTACTAAAACCACCTTAAAAAGACTAGATTGGCTGTTTTTTTTAACTTAGATACATGAAGGTCTTTACGACCTTTGGATGAGGAGGGCAAAGGCCTGTATGCATCCTCTACTTTTTGCTACCATCAAACTAACTTAACTTGTGAGCTAAACCATGAAGTGCAGAGATGCGTATATAACGTGTGGGAAACATGCATAGCATGAGCATTTAAAGTACCTAACTTCCAGTGTAGTACCTGATGCAAACGGGCATCCTACACTTTTCCCCAGTAGGCTTTCTCTGTGTGATGGAAACGGCATCTTGCTTGTCTCGCTAGTCCAAATCCAGCCGTGATCAAACAAGCTGCTACTACCTGGCTGGTCTGTGATCTGGCACTTTGATCCATACTgagttagtaggaatctgtgtcaCGGTTTTAGGTGGGGCTTGTTGGCCATCTCCTCTGAGAGGCCAAGCACTGAATGGGTTGGAGACTTGCCCTTGGAGGTTCCCTGTCAGGCCTGTGAGGTGCTGATGGCAGGCAGTGACTGGGAACCTGGAACTTGGGCTTGCAAAATgaccatgaaaatattttttgtttccccgccccccccccaatcacGGAAGCTTCTAGGCTGTGAGCACCGTAAGGCAGGGACTCTTTCATTAGCTCTACATAGTGCCTATCCCAGTGGGGCCCCAATCCTGGCTGAAGCCTCTGGGCACTATGATAATAAAAGTCACCTTGCTGTTACCAGGGCAACTCACAGTGAAAATAACTTGTATCTTACCCACCTGCCCCCAAAAAGTCCAGCTTGGCTCAGTGAGCGGGCTAGTGTGTATTATCTGTGTTACAGTCATGCCTGGAAGGGACAGTCCTGGACTAGGCCCCCAATGTGTCATGCCAACACGCAACAAAAGATGGGCCTTGCCCCGTAGAGGTGACAAAAAAAGGTGCCCAGGGGTCTTGGTTTTTCAGAGATGCCCATGTGACACCGTCTCACAAACCTGACAGTTACTTAAATAAGCTAAGGTTGGGCAGCATAAAGCTTGTTTATAGCTCTCTGCCTGCAGCTGATTGGATTTACGGCTCCCGTGGCGGAGCGGATATCGTGGAGCTGTAAAATAGAATGTAAGTGATGAGAGTAGGAATACGTCTCCTTTGAATAGtcagaactgtttgtagtgggaCTGAATCAAGGGAGGAGTGCATGGTCCTTCGGATGTGCCAGCTACCTGAGAggagacggtccctgccccagagatcttACAGTCTCAGAGAGCTTTATACTCGGACCACTCAGGAGCCCAGGGCATCTCTGAACGCTGGGCTAGAGCATTGTTGCTTGCAGCGGCATGGTCCTGACGTCTTTCTGCTGAAGTCTGTTGCTCCATTTCATTTCACCTGTGTTTACTTCGGTAAGGCATGGACCaggttttatttctgtaactGGCTGCCTTTATGCAGACAGTTTCACCAACAGGATTCACCTCTGTCAAATGCAGACCGGCCAGTCTTaatttctcttttcctctcccGCTCTTCCACTTGGGACTCTGCTGTTTGTGGTCAAAAATCATTAACTCTCTGGGTCTTTGTTTCCCTCCCTCCAGCTTGCCAACAAAGCACGGACGGAGAAGGAAGAGAAGATGAGCCAGGCATATGCAATTAGTGCTGGTGTCTCTCTGGAGGGACAGCAGCTTTTCCAGACTATACATAAGACGTAAGTTAGCTGCTAGGGGTGGCTGGGAGGTCTTGCTGTTTCCTTCACCCTCGGGTACGTGCATGCGCCTGTGTTCTCCAGCGGGCGGGGTAACTCTTCCTGGGATGGATTCCAAAAGCCTCCCTCTCGCTGATGGTCTTCGTCTAGTCGCTCGCAACTGCCAATACGTGTAACAGGACCTCCAGGCTCCTCTGGGCTGGCCCTGCATCCGGGGTTGCTGCTCTCTCTCATTGCCATGTGCACTGTCGGGCCTTCCATAGACTCTGATCTGCTGCCGATGGACTGGCCAAGCTGCCAACTGCTCCTCTGGGCTGCACATCAGCTCACTATGTAGTGTAGGTGAAAGTGGCCCCATGGGACTGAGAGTCTCAACCCTGCCTAGCCTCCTCAAATTACAGCTGGAGCTGTGCCATTTCAACCCTCACTCTGGCCTGTGGCAGCCTGTGGCCTTGTGAGCGATTGGGCCACAGTGCAAGTGGTTTGATTCGCCGATGTGCCAGCCCGGAGCCCAGTCTAGTGTTACAGGGACACGGGACAGCTCCCACGCTTGGGAACGCAATCAGATCTGCAGTTCCTCAGCGTGCGCTGAACGTACTCCCTGCCTGGCTTGCACCTTAACCCGGCAGACTGTCTTGTAACTGAGGTGACGTAACTCCAAGCCCACAACAACGGCTCTGAGTGATGTACGCCTCCTGCCGCTAGACGGATCTTTCCTCAGGATGCCACTTCCCGTAGTCCTTCCCTGTGGTGCCGGCTGTGCCTtcagggatgtactggctgctggCCAGCCGCGCCCCCAAGGGTGGGTCATTGGGGCGGGGCAGTGGCTGACTCCTGTCTGCAGTGATCTGGTTTCAGAGCTGCTACTGCCAGTGTTGGGAACTGACAGGGCCCTTGTGACACCCACGTGAGAGGGGGAGatttagggctctggagctgctgGGCAGTAGTGGATGTGGGTGTGTGAACGACAATACGCTTCTACCCTGATAAAACGTGGGTTCGCATACAACGCGGTCAAGCTCTGACATGCTcttctgagcagcgtgttaagggggCCAGGGCAGAtgagttggataaggggcagagggtcttgggggcaatcaggggcttaccctcaccccactccaccccagatcTAGGAGGCAGGACCTGTGGGGGGgtaattttgggggccccagagtcccagagtggcccaggggattagcagggggcccgggagcagcccgctctgcttccccggccccagccgtgtggcttgggggaagggattccccctgcactcaccagctgcggcagaggtggagcagcctggccccagccgcTGCACTCCGCTTCCAACCACAGGTGAGTACGGGGCGCGTCTTTTCCCCAACCTCTCCACGCTCACCGGCGGCCGGAAGCAGAGCACCGCGGCTGGGAGGTGGTGAAGTGGAGCAGCCTGGGGCCACGCTgtgtgcctgtcagggggcggggggtgtggataggggttggagcagtcgagacagggagcaggggggttgggttggGTGGGGTCCTAAGGGTGATTAGGGACAGGGATCtctggagggagcagtcagggaacaaggaacgagGGGGCCAACGCAGTCTCAGCTATAACGTGGTGAGGTTTTTTTGACTCCCAGGGACTGCGTTCTATTGAGGTAGAGGAGTGTCAGTAAAATCCTGCCCTGTTTTGCCTCTCCCAGCATTAAAGACTGTAAATGGCAAGAGAAGAACATAGTGGTGATGGAAGACGTCGTTATCGCTCCTCCGTACCAAGTGGAAAACTGTAAAGGCAAGGAGGGAAGTGCCCTGAGTCACGTACGCAAAATAGTGAGTAGCGGGAGGGTGACTCCCCGACGTAGGTACCCATGGGA
It encodes:
- the LSM12 gene encoding protein LSM12 isoform X2; translation: MAAPGEYFSVGSQVSCRTCQEQRLQGELANKARTEKEEKMSQAYAISAGVSLEGQQLFQTIHKTIKDCKWQEKNIVVMEDVVIAPPYQVENCKGKEGSALSHVRKIVEKHFRDVESQKVMQGSQAQQTQKEATLSS